From one Stigmatopora nigra isolate UIUO_SnigA chromosome 8, RoL_Snig_1.1, whole genome shotgun sequence genomic stretch:
- the col4a4 gene encoding uncharacterized protein col4a4 isoform X2, with amino-acid sequence MRLRGLLMLLASTAVLGGDDADVCGGRDCATCRCFPDKGGRGYPGILGQQGPQGPPGFPGPGGLPGEKGQRGDQGPDGHPGAKGDTGVVGVPGFPGLEGLPGHPGAGGEPGPPGPDGCNGTRGKPGNPGTPGQPGVGGEAGFRGAKGFPGEPTFFFLDYPGVPGRAGPGGLPGLTGGPGPRGSGGVAGPAGPDGVNGLSGPPGPRGLPGERGRSVRGPKGDEGEQGLRGPPGPFELVDPPEDLYVKGEQGADGPKGACGAPGLPGLDALPGTEGEKGMVGPPGLRGLPGRPGPSGHKGAKGHVGVSGLPGLIGQEGPKGVTGEPGLKGLPREIVLGHPGHVGRPGPPGAAGPPGDRGAAGAPGPRGFPGRSVPGAPGGVGAAGSPGSRGDKGDPGRLFDDLAPPGESGRPGSPGATGQKGQPGSPGYNCLAGVAGEPGEAGQRGLSGPPGIPGFKGRPGECSCGPAAVARGPPGSAGDPGRPGYPGSPGARGPRGERGLAGDAGAPGPPGLGGFPGFKGFKGHKGDFVVVEMKGHKGERGQPGVAGTQGLAGTRGQDGLPGLPGNPGLQGDAYSGAPGDRGLPGPAGPAGLTGPTGPRGSGVVGAIGKRGEAGAPGPPGFPGFPGPKGQTLPCAARNPGAPGQKGEAGDTGPAGHPGAPGFHGFTGPDGGKGEKGRSGLPGGPGPAGPAGYVGHPGGEGAEGFSFAGEAGSPGAPGVPGLRGPGGESSLGTRGPLGFPGPAGSRGAKGVPGAAGRQGLPGVPGLAGIPGPKGHRGQDGAPGPVGPSGPLHNRCQRGEAGPSGPPGPRGTVGSSGCAGEKGDPGQAGWPGYGPRGPVGKAGSPGIPGRPGLPGSAGPGGDPGLAGRGGQRGPTGPLGRKGVQGVPGWMGFPGYPGRKGESGLDGQDGGPGCEGPKGETGCKGYPGAPGDTLGVPVKGAGGRVGAPGVNGFPGARGSKGRPGFAGKPGYPGADVPPGVRGAAGPPGSPGHGGLPGGPGRPGPSGFLGFPGEAGEPGDPGRPGSSGERGRQGRPGSKGDRGESTWRSGLAGDKGPPGAPGPLGPPGPPGHPGPAGFAGESGQRGSKGDPGQPGQPGPPGVDGPPGGGGRPGVPGLPGDAGADGPPGPPGMLGLRGPPGPLGLHGLDGLKGVKGDTGTRGLNVPGSRGSRGLPGDKGSPGPPGLAGSSPPGPPGPGGPSGAAGPRGALGPSGEPGPDCQSPPPGILGDPGEPGPDGETGLPGDRGESGPVLPVPGDDGDDGDDGCAGLKGERGLAGPPGQMGAAGTPGCRGQRGSLGLMGVPGNPGPRGFPGRDGPLGPKGPAGPPGPKGESGRVFPCHAYPSSPPGPPGAPGPPGLPGSAGFPGDDGLLGLKGTKGEAGCPGPPGPGGPPGADGEPGRSGPEGESGQAGDRGDPGGIGDRGPPGPSGPVDAGFLTVIHSQSKDVPSCPPGMGLLWLGYSLLYLEGQEKAHTQDLGQAGSCVRIFSTMPFASCNAGMCSYAGRNDKSYWLAAAAGVPALPVGGEAIREHISRCAVCQAPSAPVALHSQSAVRPECPPDWASLWTGYSFLMHTGSGDEGGGQSLTSPGSCLAYFRPQPFVECQGPRGTCHYFANIYSFWLSSPAAAEAGRRGAAAVGRCNVCVKAPPPA; translated from the exons ATGAGACTGAG GGGCCTCTTGATGCTTCTAGCCAGCACGGCCGTTCTTGGG GGCGACGACGCGGACGTGTGCGGCGGGCGAGACTGCGCCACCTGTCGATGCTTTCCGGACAAAGGAGGGAGG GGCTACCCGGGAATCCTCGGGCAGCAGGGTCCCCAGGGACCCCCGGGCTTCCCGGGCCCCGGGGGACTCCCGGGAGAGAAAGGCCAGCGAGGAGACCAAGGCCCAGACGGACATCCGGGAGCCAAGGGAGACACG GGAGTGGTCGGCGTTCCCGGATTTCCCGGTCTGGAAGGGCTTCCG GGCCATCCGGGCGCAGGCGGCGAACCCGGTCCGCCGGGCCCCGACGGATGTAACGGGACCCGAGGGAAGCCGGGGAACCCCGGCACGCCCGGGCAGCCGGGCGTCGGCGGAGAAGCG GGTTTCCGGGGAGCCAAGGGATTTCCGGGAGAGCCCACCTTCTTCTTCCTGGACTATCCAGGAGTCCCC GGCCGGGCCGGCCCCGGGGGACTTCCCGGTCTGACG GGTGGACCGGGGCCCAGGGGCTCCGGCGGAGTTGCGGGTCCCGCCGGTCCCGACGGAGTCAAT GGTCTTTCCGGCCCGCCGGGTCCCAGAGGTCTACCC GGTGAACGAGGCCGATCGGTGCGGGGCCCCAAAGGAGACGAG GGAGAGCAAGGCCTGCGGGGCCCCCCGGGACCCTTCGAGCTGGTGGACCCCCCAGAGGACTTGTACGTCAAAGGAGAGCAG GGCGCCGACGGGCCGAAAGGGGCGTGCGGAGCGCCGGGTCTGCCG GGTCTGGATGCACTTCCTGGCACGGAGGGGGAGAAAGGGATGGTGGGCCCTCCGGGACTTAGG GGACTCCCGGGACGTCCCGGGCCATCGGGTCACAAAGGAGCCAAG GGCCACGTGGGCGTTTCCGGTCTCCCGGGTCTGATCGGACAAGAGGGGCCAAAG GGCGTGACGGGAGAGCCCGGTCTCAAAGGTCTCCCTCGGGAAATTGTCCTCGGCCATCCGG GCCACGTGGGCCGTCCGGGCCCCCCCGGGGCCGCGGGCCCGCCGGGAGACCGCGGCGCCGCGGGAGCGCCGGGGCCCCGCGGATTCCCCGGCAGATCTGTGCCAG GAGCCCCCGGTGGAGTGGGAGCCGCGGGGAGCCCGGGAAGCAGAGGAGACAAAGGAGATCCGGGGCGGCTTTTCGACGACCTAGCCCCGCCCGGGGAAAGCGGAAGGCCGGGAAGCCCAGGAGCCACGGGACAAAAAGGACAACCGGGAAGCCCCG GTTATAACTGCCTCGCCGGCGTGGCGGGAGAACCCGGAGAGGCCGGACAACGGGGACTTTCGGGGCCCCCCGGAATTCCCGGCTTTAAAG GTCGCCCGGGAGAATGCTCCTGCGGCCCCGCCGCGGTGGCGAGGGGGCCCCCGGGCTCGGCGGGGGACCCCGGACGGCCGGGCTACCCGGGCTCCCCCGGAGCTCGAGGACCCAGAGGGGAAAGGGGCTTGGCGGGAGACGCCGGAGCGCCGGGACCACCG GGTCTGGGCGGCTTCCCCGGTTTCAAAGGCTTCAAGGGTCACAAAGGAGACTTTGTTGTGGTGGAAATGAAAG GCCACAAGGGCGAAAGAGGCCAGCCGGGTGTTGCGGGGACACAAGGTTTGGCTGGGACAAGAGGACAGGACGGACTCCCGGGACTTCCCGGAAACCCCGGCCTTCAG GGAGACGCTTACTCCGGTGCTCCGGGGGACCGAGGCCTCCCGGGTCCCGCCGGCCCGGCGGGACTGACCGGGCCCACCGGCCCCCGGGGATCCGGTGTCGTGGGTGCAATTGGAAAGCGGGGGGAGGCGGGCGCCCCCGGCCCTCCGGGATTCCCCGGCTTCCCCGGCCCCAAAG GCCAAACACTTCCTTGCGCGGCCAGAAACCCGGGAGCCCCGGGACAGAAGGGGGAGGCCGGAGACACAG GTCCGGCGGGACATCCCGGCGCTCCCGGTTTCCACGGTTTTACGGGACCCGACGGAGGCAAAGGAGAAAAGGGCCGGTCTGGACTTCCGGGTGGGCCCGGGCCGGCAG GACCAGCGGGTTATGTTGGCCATCCGGGAGGTGAAGGAGCGGAAGGATTCAGTTTTGCCGGAGAAGCAG GATCTCCGGGAGCGCCCGGCGTTCCTGGACTGAGAGGGCCTGGGGGAGAGTCTTCCCTGGGGACCCGGGGGCCCCTTGGCTTTCCGGGGCCGGCGGGCTCTCGGGGAGCCAAAGGGGTGCCGGGCGCCGCCGGCCGGCAAGGTCTCCCAG GGGTCCCGGGTCTCGCGGGGATCCCGGGACCAAAAGGCCACAGAGGCCAGGACGGCGCACCGGGCCCCGTGGGGCCGTCCGGCCCCCTCCATAATCGGTGCCAGAGAGGTGAAGCCGGTCCCTCGGGCCCTCCCGGTCCGCGAGGGACCGTCGGCTCCTCGG GGTGCGCGGGGGAGAAGGGGGATCCCGGCCAAGCGGGATGGCCGGGTTACGGCCCCCGCGGCCCCGTGGGCAAAGCGGGCTCGCCCGGAATTCCCGGTCGTCCGGGGCTCCCGGGCTCCGCAGGTCCCGGCGGAGACCCCGGATTGGCAGGGAGGGGTGGCCAAAGAG GTCCGACGGGACCTCTGGGTCGGAAGGGTGTCCAAGGGGTCCCTGGTTGGATGGGCTTCCCGGGTTACCCCGGAAGGAAAGGGGAGAGCGGACTCGACGGTCAAGATGGCGGCCCGGGATGTGAGGGTCCTAAAGGAGAAACGG GTTGCAAAGGGTATCCGGGAGCTCCCGGAGACACGCTGGGGGTCCCCGTTAAAGGCGCCGGAGGACGAGTGGGTGCCCCCGGGGTCAACGGTTTCCCCGGCGCAAGAG GAAGTAAAGGAAGACCGGGGTTTGCGGGCAAGCCCGGCTACCCGGGTGCGGACGTGCCTCCGGGCGTCCGGGGCGCAGCGGGTCCGCCCGGCTCTCCGGGCCACGGCGGACTTCCCGGAGGACCCGGACGTCCCGGACCTTCCGGTTTCCTGGGCTTCCCCGGGGAGGCGGGAGAGCCG GGTGACCCGGGACGGCCCGGCAGCTCGGGCGAACGCGGTCGGCAAGGACGTCCCGGCTCCAAAG GTGATCGGGGAGAGTCTACGTGGCGATCCGGATTAGCTGGGGACAAGGGACCTCCGGGAGCCCCCGGGCCTCTGG GTCCTCCCGGACCTCCGGGACATCCCGGACCGGCGGGCTTCGCGGGAGAGTCGGGACAGAGAGGCTCTAAGGGAGATCCGGGCCAACCCGGACAGCCGGGACCGCCAG GTGTGGATGGGCCCCCGGGCGGCGGGGGTCGCCCGGGGGTTCCGGGTCTTCCCGGCGATGCGGGTGCCGACGGTCCGCCCGGACCGCCGGGCATGTTGGGACTGCGAG GTCCTCCCGGACCACTGGGACTTCACGGCCTCGACGGACTCAAAGGGGTCAAAGGAGACACGGGCACCAGGG GTCTCAACGTTCCGGGTTCTCGGGGTTCGCGAGGCCTTCCCGGAGACAAAGGCTCTCCCGGTCCTCCGGGTCTCGCCGGTTCTTCGCCGCCCGGACCTCCGGGGCCCGGGGGCCCCTCGGGAGCCGCAG GGCCACGGGGAGCGCTCGGTCCTTCGGGAGAACCCGGACCGGACTGCCAAAGTCCTCCGCCGGGGATTTTGGGAGATCCCGGTGAGCCCGGGCCGGATGGGGAGACAG GTCTCCCCGGCGACCGGGGTGAGTCGGGTCCCGTCCTTCCCGTACCCGGCGACGACGGGGACGACGGAGACGACGGTTGCGCCGGCCTCAAGGGAGAAAGGGGACTCGCCGGCCCGCCGGGACAAATGGGCGCCGCTGGAACTCCGGGGTGCAGAG GCCAGCGGGGCTCTCTGGGACTGATGGGGGTACCCGGAAATCCGGGACCCAGAGGTTTCCCGGGACGGGACGGACCTCTCGGCCCAAAGGGGCCCGCCGGTCCGCCGGGTCCCAAGGGAGAGTCGGGCAGGGTATTTCCTTGCCACGCCTATCCTTCCTCCCCGCCGGGCCCGCCGGGAGCCCCCGGGCCTCCGGGTCTTCCGGGTAGTGCCGGTTTTCCAGGAGACGACGGTCTCCTGGGACTCAAAG GTACCAAGGGAGAGGCCGGGTGTCCGGGACCACCGGGCCCCGGCGGGCCGCCGGGTGCCGACGGCGAGCCGGGTCGGAGCGGTCCGGAGGGGGAGAGCGGCCAGGCGGGAGACAGAG GTGACCCCGGCGGGATCGGGGATCGCGGACCCCCCGGACCGTCCGGGCCGGTCGACGCGGGCTTCCTGACGGTCATCCACAGCCAGTCCAAAGACGTCCCGTCGTGTCCGCCGGGGATGGGACTGCTGTGGCTGGGATACAGTCTCTTGTACCTGGAAGGCCAGGAGAAGGCCCACACCCAGGActtgg GGCAGGCGGGCTCTTGCGTGCGCATCTTCTCCACCATGCCGTTCGCCTCCTGCAACGCGGGAATGTGCTCGTACGCCGGGCGCAACGACAAATCCTACTGGCTGGCGGCGGCCGCCGGCGTGCCCGCCCTGCCGGTGGGCGGGGAGGCCATCCGCGAGCACATCAGCCGCTGCGCCGTCTGCCAGGCGCCCTCGGCCCCCGTGGCGCTGCACAGCCAATCGGCCGTCCGCCCCGAGTGTCCCCCCGACTGGGCCAGCCTGTGGACCGGCTACTCTTTCCTGATG CACACGGGCTCGGGCGACGAGGGCGGAGGGCAGTCGCTGACGTCGCCGGGGAGCTGCCTGGCGTATTTCCGGCCCCAGCCCTTCGTGGAGTGCCAGGGCCCCCGGGGCACGTGCCACTACTTTGCCAACATCTACAGCTTCTGGCTCAGCTCTCCGGCCGCCGCCGAGGCCGGCCGGCGCGGGGCCGCCGCCGTGGGCCGCTGCAACGTCTGCGTCAAAGCGCCGCCCCCGGCGTGA
- the col4a4 gene encoding uncharacterized protein col4a4 isoform X1 — translation MRLRGLLMLLASTAVLGGDDADVCGGRDCATCRCFPDKGGRGYPGILGQQGPQGPPGFPGPGGLPGEKGQRGDQGPDGHPGAKGDTGVVGVPGFPGLEGLPGHPGAGGEPGPPGPDGCNGTRGKPGNPGTPGQPGVGGEAGFRGAKGFPGEPTFFFLDYPGVPGRAGPGGLPGLTGGPGPRGSGGVAGPAGPDGVNGLSGPPGPRGLPGERGRSVRGPKGDEGEQGLRGPPGPFELVDPPEDLYVKGEQGADGPKGACGAPGLPGLDALPGTEGEKGMVGPPGLRGLPGRPGPSGHKGAKGHVGVSGLPGLIGQEGPKGVTGEPGLKGLPREIVLGHPGHVGRPGPPGAAGPPGDRGAAGAPGPRGFPGRSVPGAPGGVGAAGSPGSRGDKGDPGRLFDDLAPPGESGRPGSPGATGQKGQPGSPGYNCLAGVAGEPGEAGQRGLSGPPGIPGFKGRPGECSCGPAAVARGPPGSAGDPGRPGYPGSPGARGPRGERGLAGDAGAPGPPGLGGFPGFKGFKGHKGDFVVVEMKGHKGERGQPGVAGTQGLAGTRGQDGLPGLPGNPGLQGDAYSGAPGDRGLPGPAGPAGLTGPTGPRGSGVVGAIGKRGEAGAPGPPGFPGFPGPKGVRGQTLPCAARNPGAPGQKGEAGDTGPAGHPGAPGFHGFTGPDGGKGEKGRSGLPGGPGPAGPAGYVGHPGGEGAEGFSFAGEAGSPGAPGVPGLRGPGGESSLGTRGPLGFPGPAGSRGAKGVPGAAGRQGLPGVPGLAGIPGPKGHRGQDGAPGPVGPSGPLHNRCQRGEAGPSGPPGPRGTVGSSGCAGEKGDPGQAGWPGYGPRGPVGKAGSPGIPGRPGLPGSAGPGGDPGLAGRGGQRGPTGPLGRKGVQGVPGWMGFPGYPGRKGESGLDGQDGGPGCEGPKGETGCKGYPGAPGDTLGVPVKGAGGRVGAPGVNGFPGARGSKGRPGFAGKPGYPGADVPPGVRGAAGPPGSPGHGGLPGGPGRPGPSGFLGFPGEAGEPGDPGRPGSSGERGRQGRPGSKGDRGESTWRSGLAGDKGPPGAPGPLGPPGPPGHPGPAGFAGESGQRGSKGDPGQPGQPGPPGVDGPPGGGGRPGVPGLPGDAGADGPPGPPGMLGLRGPPGPLGLHGLDGLKGVKGDTGTRGLNVPGSRGSRGLPGDKGSPGPPGLAGSSPPGPPGPGGPSGAAGPRGALGPSGEPGPDCQSPPPGILGDPGEPGPDGETGLPGDRGESGPVLPVPGDDGDDGDDGCAGLKGERGLAGPPGQMGAAGTPGCRGQRGSLGLMGVPGNPGPRGFPGRDGPLGPKGPAGPPGPKGESGRVFPCHAYPSSPPGPPGAPGPPGLPGSAGFPGDDGLLGLKGTKGEAGCPGPPGPGGPPGADGEPGRSGPEGESGQAGDRGDPGGIGDRGPPGPSGPVDAGFLTVIHSQSKDVPSCPPGMGLLWLGYSLLYLEGQEKAHTQDLGQAGSCVRIFSTMPFASCNAGMCSYAGRNDKSYWLAAAAGVPALPVGGEAIREHISRCAVCQAPSAPVALHSQSAVRPECPPDWASLWTGYSFLMHTGSGDEGGGQSLTSPGSCLAYFRPQPFVECQGPRGTCHYFANIYSFWLSSPAAAEAGRRGAAAVGRCNVCVKAPPPA, via the exons ATGAGACTGAG GGGCCTCTTGATGCTTCTAGCCAGCACGGCCGTTCTTGGG GGCGACGACGCGGACGTGTGCGGCGGGCGAGACTGCGCCACCTGTCGATGCTTTCCGGACAAAGGAGGGAGG GGCTACCCGGGAATCCTCGGGCAGCAGGGTCCCCAGGGACCCCCGGGCTTCCCGGGCCCCGGGGGACTCCCGGGAGAGAAAGGCCAGCGAGGAGACCAAGGCCCAGACGGACATCCGGGAGCCAAGGGAGACACG GGAGTGGTCGGCGTTCCCGGATTTCCCGGTCTGGAAGGGCTTCCG GGCCATCCGGGCGCAGGCGGCGAACCCGGTCCGCCGGGCCCCGACGGATGTAACGGGACCCGAGGGAAGCCGGGGAACCCCGGCACGCCCGGGCAGCCGGGCGTCGGCGGAGAAGCG GGTTTCCGGGGAGCCAAGGGATTTCCGGGAGAGCCCACCTTCTTCTTCCTGGACTATCCAGGAGTCCCC GGCCGGGCCGGCCCCGGGGGACTTCCCGGTCTGACG GGTGGACCGGGGCCCAGGGGCTCCGGCGGAGTTGCGGGTCCCGCCGGTCCCGACGGAGTCAAT GGTCTTTCCGGCCCGCCGGGTCCCAGAGGTCTACCC GGTGAACGAGGCCGATCGGTGCGGGGCCCCAAAGGAGACGAG GGAGAGCAAGGCCTGCGGGGCCCCCCGGGACCCTTCGAGCTGGTGGACCCCCCAGAGGACTTGTACGTCAAAGGAGAGCAG GGCGCCGACGGGCCGAAAGGGGCGTGCGGAGCGCCGGGTCTGCCG GGTCTGGATGCACTTCCTGGCACGGAGGGGGAGAAAGGGATGGTGGGCCCTCCGGGACTTAGG GGACTCCCGGGACGTCCCGGGCCATCGGGTCACAAAGGAGCCAAG GGCCACGTGGGCGTTTCCGGTCTCCCGGGTCTGATCGGACAAGAGGGGCCAAAG GGCGTGACGGGAGAGCCCGGTCTCAAAGGTCTCCCTCGGGAAATTGTCCTCGGCCATCCGG GCCACGTGGGCCGTCCGGGCCCCCCCGGGGCCGCGGGCCCGCCGGGAGACCGCGGCGCCGCGGGAGCGCCGGGGCCCCGCGGATTCCCCGGCAGATCTGTGCCAG GAGCCCCCGGTGGAGTGGGAGCCGCGGGGAGCCCGGGAAGCAGAGGAGACAAAGGAGATCCGGGGCGGCTTTTCGACGACCTAGCCCCGCCCGGGGAAAGCGGAAGGCCGGGAAGCCCAGGAGCCACGGGACAAAAAGGACAACCGGGAAGCCCCG GTTATAACTGCCTCGCCGGCGTGGCGGGAGAACCCGGAGAGGCCGGACAACGGGGACTTTCGGGGCCCCCCGGAATTCCCGGCTTTAAAG GTCGCCCGGGAGAATGCTCCTGCGGCCCCGCCGCGGTGGCGAGGGGGCCCCCGGGCTCGGCGGGGGACCCCGGACGGCCGGGCTACCCGGGCTCCCCCGGAGCTCGAGGACCCAGAGGGGAAAGGGGCTTGGCGGGAGACGCCGGAGCGCCGGGACCACCG GGTCTGGGCGGCTTCCCCGGTTTCAAAGGCTTCAAGGGTCACAAAGGAGACTTTGTTGTGGTGGAAATGAAAG GCCACAAGGGCGAAAGAGGCCAGCCGGGTGTTGCGGGGACACAAGGTTTGGCTGGGACAAGAGGACAGGACGGACTCCCGGGACTTCCCGGAAACCCCGGCCTTCAG GGAGACGCTTACTCCGGTGCTCCGGGGGACCGAGGCCTCCCGGGTCCCGCCGGCCCGGCGGGACTGACCGGGCCCACCGGCCCCCGGGGATCCGGTGTCGTGGGTGCAATTGGAAAGCGGGGGGAGGCGGGCGCCCCCGGCCCTCCGGGATTCCCCGGCTTCCCCGGCCCCAAAGGTGTTCGGG GCCAAACACTTCCTTGCGCGGCCAGAAACCCGGGAGCCCCGGGACAGAAGGGGGAGGCCGGAGACACAG GTCCGGCGGGACATCCCGGCGCTCCCGGTTTCCACGGTTTTACGGGACCCGACGGAGGCAAAGGAGAAAAGGGCCGGTCTGGACTTCCGGGTGGGCCCGGGCCGGCAG GACCAGCGGGTTATGTTGGCCATCCGGGAGGTGAAGGAGCGGAAGGATTCAGTTTTGCCGGAGAAGCAG GATCTCCGGGAGCGCCCGGCGTTCCTGGACTGAGAGGGCCTGGGGGAGAGTCTTCCCTGGGGACCCGGGGGCCCCTTGGCTTTCCGGGGCCGGCGGGCTCTCGGGGAGCCAAAGGGGTGCCGGGCGCCGCCGGCCGGCAAGGTCTCCCAG GGGTCCCGGGTCTCGCGGGGATCCCGGGACCAAAAGGCCACAGAGGCCAGGACGGCGCACCGGGCCCCGTGGGGCCGTCCGGCCCCCTCCATAATCGGTGCCAGAGAGGTGAAGCCGGTCCCTCGGGCCCTCCCGGTCCGCGAGGGACCGTCGGCTCCTCGG GGTGCGCGGGGGAGAAGGGGGATCCCGGCCAAGCGGGATGGCCGGGTTACGGCCCCCGCGGCCCCGTGGGCAAAGCGGGCTCGCCCGGAATTCCCGGTCGTCCGGGGCTCCCGGGCTCCGCAGGTCCCGGCGGAGACCCCGGATTGGCAGGGAGGGGTGGCCAAAGAG GTCCGACGGGACCTCTGGGTCGGAAGGGTGTCCAAGGGGTCCCTGGTTGGATGGGCTTCCCGGGTTACCCCGGAAGGAAAGGGGAGAGCGGACTCGACGGTCAAGATGGCGGCCCGGGATGTGAGGGTCCTAAAGGAGAAACGG GTTGCAAAGGGTATCCGGGAGCTCCCGGAGACACGCTGGGGGTCCCCGTTAAAGGCGCCGGAGGACGAGTGGGTGCCCCCGGGGTCAACGGTTTCCCCGGCGCAAGAG GAAGTAAAGGAAGACCGGGGTTTGCGGGCAAGCCCGGCTACCCGGGTGCGGACGTGCCTCCGGGCGTCCGGGGCGCAGCGGGTCCGCCCGGCTCTCCGGGCCACGGCGGACTTCCCGGAGGACCCGGACGTCCCGGACCTTCCGGTTTCCTGGGCTTCCCCGGGGAGGCGGGAGAGCCG GGTGACCCGGGACGGCCCGGCAGCTCGGGCGAACGCGGTCGGCAAGGACGTCCCGGCTCCAAAG GTGATCGGGGAGAGTCTACGTGGCGATCCGGATTAGCTGGGGACAAGGGACCTCCGGGAGCCCCCGGGCCTCTGG GTCCTCCCGGACCTCCGGGACATCCCGGACCGGCGGGCTTCGCGGGAGAGTCGGGACAGAGAGGCTCTAAGGGAGATCCGGGCCAACCCGGACAGCCGGGACCGCCAG GTGTGGATGGGCCCCCGGGCGGCGGGGGTCGCCCGGGGGTTCCGGGTCTTCCCGGCGATGCGGGTGCCGACGGTCCGCCCGGACCGCCGGGCATGTTGGGACTGCGAG GTCCTCCCGGACCACTGGGACTTCACGGCCTCGACGGACTCAAAGGGGTCAAAGGAGACACGGGCACCAGGG GTCTCAACGTTCCGGGTTCTCGGGGTTCGCGAGGCCTTCCCGGAGACAAAGGCTCTCCCGGTCCTCCGGGTCTCGCCGGTTCTTCGCCGCCCGGACCTCCGGGGCCCGGGGGCCCCTCGGGAGCCGCAG GGCCACGGGGAGCGCTCGGTCCTTCGGGAGAACCCGGACCGGACTGCCAAAGTCCTCCGCCGGGGATTTTGGGAGATCCCGGTGAGCCCGGGCCGGATGGGGAGACAG GTCTCCCCGGCGACCGGGGTGAGTCGGGTCCCGTCCTTCCCGTACCCGGCGACGACGGGGACGACGGAGACGACGGTTGCGCCGGCCTCAAGGGAGAAAGGGGACTCGCCGGCCCGCCGGGACAAATGGGCGCCGCTGGAACTCCGGGGTGCAGAG GCCAGCGGGGCTCTCTGGGACTGATGGGGGTACCCGGAAATCCGGGACCCAGAGGTTTCCCGGGACGGGACGGACCTCTCGGCCCAAAGGGGCCCGCCGGTCCGCCGGGTCCCAAGGGAGAGTCGGGCAGGGTATTTCCTTGCCACGCCTATCCTTCCTCCCCGCCGGGCCCGCCGGGAGCCCCCGGGCCTCCGGGTCTTCCGGGTAGTGCCGGTTTTCCAGGAGACGACGGTCTCCTGGGACTCAAAG GTACCAAGGGAGAGGCCGGGTGTCCGGGACCACCGGGCCCCGGCGGGCCGCCGGGTGCCGACGGCGAGCCGGGTCGGAGCGGTCCGGAGGGGGAGAGCGGCCAGGCGGGAGACAGAG GTGACCCCGGCGGGATCGGGGATCGCGGACCCCCCGGACCGTCCGGGCCGGTCGACGCGGGCTTCCTGACGGTCATCCACAGCCAGTCCAAAGACGTCCCGTCGTGTCCGCCGGGGATGGGACTGCTGTGGCTGGGATACAGTCTCTTGTACCTGGAAGGCCAGGAGAAGGCCCACACCCAGGActtgg GGCAGGCGGGCTCTTGCGTGCGCATCTTCTCCACCATGCCGTTCGCCTCCTGCAACGCGGGAATGTGCTCGTACGCCGGGCGCAACGACAAATCCTACTGGCTGGCGGCGGCCGCCGGCGTGCCCGCCCTGCCGGTGGGCGGGGAGGCCATCCGCGAGCACATCAGCCGCTGCGCCGTCTGCCAGGCGCCCTCGGCCCCCGTGGCGCTGCACAGCCAATCGGCCGTCCGCCCCGAGTGTCCCCCCGACTGGGCCAGCCTGTGGACCGGCTACTCTTTCCTGATG CACACGGGCTCGGGCGACGAGGGCGGAGGGCAGTCGCTGACGTCGCCGGGGAGCTGCCTGGCGTATTTCCGGCCCCAGCCCTTCGTGGAGTGCCAGGGCCCCCGGGGCACGTGCCACTACTTTGCCAACATCTACAGCTTCTGGCTCAGCTCTCCGGCCGCCGCCGAGGCCGGCCGGCGCGGGGCCGCCGCCGTGGGCCGCTGCAACGTCTGCGTCAAAGCGCCGCCCCCGGCGTGA
- the LOC144200980 gene encoding uncharacterized protein LOC144200980, whose translation MDPYAAYHRLARDPPRQYQGPPPGFAHGVKAEETPLPGEPHRIPRPLSSSSAAATATTAYGPPREVPDSEAPPNVTVSTSTIPLSMAAPRRRRADDLSAIVHQINRLCRARAGAGATSVCEGQIANPGPISRNLLIDASSRAAAATGGGRSAAPPVVLPAARVQRRRAWAGGAEDEGAPPCKDPRPAECALLGRTPSYPCKPAEAPHAHPDYGPPPRARFPLEAAGAEYRRPAAPADFPRGRHTFPHAGPRGGAGRPPDGACALYPAYR comes from the coding sequence ATGGATCCGTACGCGGCCTACCACCGGCTGGCCCGCGACCCGCCACGACAATATCAAGGACCCCCGCCGGGCTTTGCTCACGGCGTCAAAGCGGAGGAGACGCCACTCCCCGGCGAGCCGCACCGCATCCCCCGGCCGCTTTCCTCCTcctcggcggcggcgacggcaaCGACGGCGTACGGGCCCCCCCGCGAGGTCCCAGACTCTGAGGCGCCCCCCAACGTGACGGTTTCTACCTCCACCATCCCGCTGTCCATGGCCGCgccccggcggcggcgggccgACGACCTGAGCGCCATCGTCCACCAGATAAACCGACTGTGCCGGGCCCGGGCGGGAGCGGGCGCCACCTCGGTGTGCGAGGGCCAGATCGCCAACCCCGGCCCCATCAGCCGAAACCTGCTCATCGACGCCAGCTcgcgcgccgccgccgccaccggcgGGGGGCGGAGCGCTGCGCCCCCCGTCGTATTGCCGGCGGCCCGCGTCCAGCGGCGGCGCGCCTGGGCCGGGGGGGCGGAGGACGAGGGGGCCCCTCCCTGCAAGGACCCGCGCCCGGCGGAGTGCGCCCTACTCGGCCGGACCCCGAGCTACCCGTGCAAGCCGGCAGAGGCGCCCCACGCCCACCCCGACTACGGGCCCCCGCCCCGGGCCCGCTTCCCTCTGGAGGCGGCGGGGGCCGAATACCGGCGGCCGGCCGCGCCGGCCGACTTTCCGAGGGGACGCCACACGTTCCCTCATGCCGGCCCCAGAGGCGGGGCGGGGCGGCCACCGGATGGCGCCTGCGCCCTTTATCCCGCCTACCGGTGA